In the genome of Xanthomonas translucens pv. cerealis, one region contains:
- a CDS encoding M56 family metallopeptidase — MRVETFVAGMWATALSGSAAIVLVLALRAPLRRAFGAGIAYAVWGIVPMAMLAVLSPAGVRPALPAALAMPQVWVSVPHRTAETAGALPIASGRIALWMVAVWSLGAAAMAAVLWRQQRRYRRSLGRLSPGVDGVLYAQHALHGPLVLGAWRPRIVLPMDFAQRYPSAQAPLVLAHERMHIARGDIRCNLLLAALRCVYWFNPLLHWAATRFRFDRELACDAAVLARHPASRRSYAKAMLQTQLDAITLPVGCHWQAGQTLRQRIGMLQRPAVSGWRRRVGIAVVAMATLCAGVTAWALQLLPASALAGSGIAPALANAQARDADALAASASAAGAALADAGTRLPMLLASVADAAATSVKATTTPATSSFMPPPAYPREALRDGAS, encoded by the coding sequence ATGCGCGTTGAAACCTTCGTAGCCGGGATGTGGGCCACGGCGCTGTCCGGCAGCGCGGCGATCGTGTTGGTGTTGGCGCTGCGTGCGCCGTTGCGGCGCGCGTTCGGTGCCGGCATCGCCTACGCCGTGTGGGGCATCGTGCCGATGGCGATGCTCGCCGTGCTGTCGCCCGCCGGTGTGCGTCCGGCGCTGCCGGCGGCATTGGCGATGCCGCAGGTCTGGGTGAGTGTGCCGCACCGTACGGCGGAGACCGCGGGTGCGCTGCCGATCGCGAGCGGCCGGATTGCGCTATGGATGGTCGCGGTGTGGTCGCTGGGCGCAGCGGCGATGGCTGCCGTCCTGTGGCGGCAGCAGCGGCGCTACCGGCGCAGCCTGGGGCGGCTGTCGCCCGGCGTCGACGGGGTGCTGTACGCGCAGCACGCCCTGCACGGTCCGCTGGTGCTGGGCGCCTGGCGCCCGCGGATAGTGCTGCCGATGGACTTCGCGCAGCGCTATCCGTCCGCGCAGGCGCCACTGGTACTGGCCCACGAGCGCATGCATATCGCCCGCGGCGACATCCGCTGCAACCTGCTGCTGGCGGCCTTGCGCTGCGTGTACTGGTTCAATCCGTTGCTGCACTGGGCCGCGACGCGGTTTCGCTTCGACCGGGAATTGGCCTGCGACGCGGCGGTGCTGGCGCGGCATCCGGCCTCGCGCCGCAGCTACGCCAAGGCCATGCTACAGACCCAACTGGATGCGATCACCTTGCCGGTCGGCTGCCACTGGCAGGCCGGGCAGACCTTGCGGCAACGGATCGGCATGCTGCAGCGGCCGGCCGTGAGCGGCTGGCGGCGGCGTGTGGGCATCGCCGTGGTGGCGATGGCGACGCTGTGCGCCGGCGTCACCGCATGGGCGTTGCAACTGCTGCCTGCGTCCGCGTTGGCGGGGAGCGGCATTGCGCCTGCGCTGGCGAATGCGCAAGCGCGGGATGCAGATGCGCTGGCGGCAAGTGCATCGGCAGCGGGCGCAGCGCTGGCCGACGCCGGGACGCGCTTGCCAATGCTGCTCGCTTCGGTAGCCGATGCTGCGGCCACGTCCGTCAAGGCCACAACTACGCCTGCCACTTCATCGTTCATGCCGCCGCCAGCCTATCCGCGCGAGGCGCTGCGCGACGGCGCTTCGTGA
- a CDS encoding acetyl-CoA hydrolase/transferase C-terminal domain-containing protein — MTDSLEDLDAAAELILQRIHGPLRIGAPLGIGKPHRLLNALYDRIAADPARPMQLYTALSLNPPAPGGRLEGRFVRPFVQRHFGDDFPKLKYVQALQRDALPAHIQVEEFYMQSGALLRSTQAQRNYTSLNYTHAADAVAQRAPNLIVQKVAREPDGTRLSFSCNNDITQDTLDAVRRRGLPRPLLVAEVDPQLPWIGGSAAVEASFFDVVVTPPGPYPRLFGLPRQPVADADYAIGLYASALVRDGGTLQIGIGTLADALCHALVLRHTDNARYRQVLAALDPALGAHPAVQECGGLAPFSIGLFGCSEMLNEGFRQLVQCGVIKRKVLDDAELMQRVADGSADADDLARLQRDGEYLQGAFYLGSPEFYAWLRAMPAHARAGIGMRRISAINQLYGDERLRRLQRREARFFNSCMMATALGAAVSDALDDGRVVSGVGGQYNFVAMAHALDDARSVLMFRATRGEAPAPPQSNLRWNYPHTTIPRHLRDIYLNEYGIADLRGMTDEDCVVAMTGIADAAFQPALLQQAKRARKLAADFVAPAPWQRNRAERVRAALAPFRADGTLPDYPLGSDFSEVEQRLLRALAWLKRHTAGTGSKLVTVARALLSRQAGDPACLQRMALDAPHGIGARVEARLLAYALRQTRSP, encoded by the coding sequence ATGACCGACTCCCTCGAAGACCTCGACGCCGCTGCCGAGCTGATCCTGCAGCGCATCCACGGCCCGCTGCGCATCGGCGCGCCGCTGGGCATCGGCAAACCGCACCGCCTGCTCAACGCGTTGTACGACCGCATCGCCGCCGATCCGGCGCGGCCGATGCAGCTCTACACCGCGCTGTCGCTGAACCCGCCGGCGCCCGGCGGCCGGCTGGAAGGCCGCTTCGTGCGCCCGTTCGTGCAGCGCCATTTCGGCGACGACTTCCCGAAGCTGAAGTACGTGCAGGCGCTGCAGCGCGATGCGCTGCCGGCGCATATCCAGGTGGAAGAGTTCTACATGCAGTCCGGCGCGCTGCTGCGCTCGACGCAGGCGCAGCGCAACTACACCAGCCTCAACTACACGCATGCGGCCGATGCGGTGGCGCAGCGCGCGCCCAACCTGATCGTGCAGAAGGTGGCGCGCGAACCCGACGGCACGCGCCTGTCGTTCTCGTGCAACAACGACATCACCCAGGACACGCTGGACGCGGTGCGCAGGCGCGGCCTGCCGCGGCCGCTGCTGGTCGCCGAGGTCGATCCGCAGCTGCCGTGGATCGGCGGCAGCGCGGCGGTGGAGGCGTCGTTCTTCGACGTAGTGGTGACCCCGCCGGGCCCGTATCCGCGCCTGTTCGGACTGCCGCGGCAGCCGGTGGCCGATGCCGACTACGCCATCGGCCTGTATGCGAGCGCGCTGGTGCGCGACGGCGGCACGCTGCAGATCGGCATCGGCACGCTGGCCGATGCGCTGTGCCATGCGCTGGTGCTGCGGCATACCGACAATGCGCGCTACCGGCAGGTGCTGGCGGCATTGGATCCGGCGCTGGGAGCGCACCCGGCAGTGCAGGAATGCGGCGGACTGGCACCGTTCTCGATCGGCCTGTTCGGCTGCAGCGAGATGCTCAACGAAGGCTTCCGCCAGCTGGTCCAGTGCGGCGTGATCAAGCGCAAGGTGCTCGACGACGCCGAGCTGATGCAGCGCGTGGCCGACGGCAGCGCCGATGCCGACGACCTGGCCCGGCTGCAGCGCGACGGCGAATACCTGCAAGGCGCGTTTTACCTCGGCTCGCCCGAGTTCTACGCCTGGCTGCGCGCGATGCCGGCGCACGCCCGCGCCGGCATCGGCATGCGCCGGATCAGCGCGATCAACCAGCTGTATGGCGACGAGCGCTTGCGCCGCCTGCAACGGCGCGAGGCGCGCTTCTTCAACTCGTGCATGATGGCCACCGCACTGGGCGCAGCGGTGTCCGACGCGCTGGACGACGGCCGGGTGGTGTCCGGCGTCGGCGGCCAGTACAACTTCGTGGCGATGGCGCATGCGCTGGACGACGCGCGCAGCGTACTGATGTTCCGTGCTACCCGCGGCGAGGCACCGGCGCCGCCGCAGTCCAACCTGCGCTGGAACTACCCCCACACCACCATCCCGCGCCACCTGCGCGACATCTACCTCAACGAATACGGCATCGCCGACCTGCGCGGCATGACCGACGAGGACTGCGTCGTGGCGATGACCGGCATCGCCGATGCCGCGTTCCAGCCCGCGCTGCTGCAGCAGGCCAAACGCGCGCGCAAGCTCGCTGCCGATTTCGTGGCGCCAGCGCCGTGGCAGCGCAACCGCGCCGAACGCGTGCGCGCCGCGCTGGCTCCGTTCCGCGCCGATGGCACCCTGCCCGACTATCCGCTGGGCAGCGACTTCAGCGAGGTCGAACAGCGCCTGCTGCGCGCACTGGCCTGGCTCAAGCGCCATACCGCCGGCACCGGCAGCAAGCTCGTCACCGTGGCGCGCGCGCTACTGTCGCGGCAGGCCGGCGATCCGGCCTGCCTGCAACGCATGGCGCTGGATGCGCCACACGGCATCGGCGCGCGCGTAGAGGCGCGCCTGCTGGCCTACGCCCTGCGCCAGACCAGATCGCCCTGA
- a CDS encoding energy transducer TonB family protein: protein MTLLVSVDAAGTASDVRLLGHGSGNAALDQAAVTAARQWRFVPAREHGHAIPWQLQIPVTFETEMGPVAAPQGVVGASN from the coding sequence GTGACGCTGTTGGTTAGCGTGGACGCCGCCGGCACCGCTAGCGACGTGCGTTTGCTCGGCCACGGGAGTGGCAATGCGGCATTGGACCAAGCGGCAGTCACTGCAGCCAGGCAGTGGCGCTTCGTTCCTGCTCGTGAGCATGGGCATGCCATCCCATGGCAGTTGCAGATTCCGGTCACCTTCGAAACCGAGATGGGGCCTGTGGCCGCGCCGCAGGGGGTGGTGGGTGCATCGAACTAA
- a CDS encoding BlaI/MecI/CopY family transcriptional regulator yields the protein MSISDAEAVVMEVLWDRSPLGAEEVFAALSGHGGWAEPTVKTLLNRLLNKGAIRADKQGRRYLYAPLLQREQWVQQQSEGLLERLFGGRVAPLVAHFSERGKLSDADIAELKRLIQELDDAR from the coding sequence ATGTCGATCAGTGATGCCGAAGCCGTGGTGATGGAGGTGCTGTGGGACCGAAGCCCGCTAGGCGCCGAAGAGGTGTTCGCTGCCCTGTCCGGGCATGGCGGCTGGGCCGAGCCCACGGTCAAGACCTTGCTCAACCGGCTGCTCAACAAGGGCGCGATCCGCGCCGACAAACAGGGCCGCCGCTATCTGTACGCGCCGCTGCTGCAGCGCGAGCAGTGGGTGCAGCAACAGAGCGAGGGCCTGCTCGAACGCCTGTTCGGCGGCCGCGTCGCGCCGCTGGTGGCCCACTTCAGCGAACGCGGCAAGCTCAGCGACGCCGATATCGCCGAACTCAAACGACTGATCCAGGAGCTGGACGATGCGCGTTGA